One Salvia splendens isolate huo1 chromosome 22, SspV2, whole genome shotgun sequence DNA segment encodes these proteins:
- the LOC121786213 gene encoding trafficking protein particle complex subunit 3-like, which yields MAPAAPKSGDVIFASVDRVNAELFTLTYGAIVRQLITDLEEVEEVNKQLDQMGYNIGVRLVDEFLAKSSVSRCVDFRETADVIAKVGFKMFLGVTASVTNWDAEGTTCSLILEDNPLVDFVELPDTCQGLHYCNILSGVVRGALEMVSMKTEVTWLRDMLRGDDVFELQVKLLKQVPEEYPYKDDE from the exons ATGGCTCCCGCTGCTCCCAAGTCCGGTGATGTGATTTTCGCCAGTGTAGATCGCGTT AACGCGGAGCTCTTTACTCTCACATACGGTGCTATCGTGCGCCAATTGATCACCGATCtggaggaggtggaggaggtTAACAAGCAGCTCGATCAAAT GGGTTATAATATTGGGGTCCGTCTGGTTGATGAATTCCTCGCCAAATCAAGCGTGTCAAGGTGTGTCGATTTCAGGGAAACAGCTGATGTGATTGCTAAG GTTGGATTCAAAATGTTCCTAGGTGTCACTGCATCTGTCACTAACTGGGATGCAGAAGGAACAACCTGTAGTCTCATTTTGGAAGATAATCCTTTGGTAGACTTTGTTGAGCTGCCTGATACCTGTCAAGGTCTTCACTACTGCAATATTTTAAGTGGAGTTGTCAGAGGGGCTCTTGAGATG GTCTCAATGAAAACCGAGGTCACATGGCTGCGCGACATGCTTAGAGGGGATGATGTATTTGAGTTGCAAGTCAAGCTTCTGAAGCAAGTTCCTGAGGAGTACCCATACAAAGATGATGAGTAA